The window GTTCATATTGCTGTTCTCGGCGGTGATGTGGGAACGCCAGGTCACCAACGACGAGGCCGAGAAAGTCATTGTGCATATCAGCGAGTTCCATACGGATCTGCATAAAAAGATGCATATTCCCATGACCGAAGCCCAGATAGTCCAGGAAAAGGACTTCATGGAAGAGCAGATGGACCTTGTCCGTGATTCCCAGCTGAAGAACAACCTGGTAGAAACTCTCTTCATCGTCCTGTGTATTTTTATCGTGGTGAACATCAACCGCACGCAGCAGCAACGTGAACAGAAACTGGACCACGAAAAGCATATCGCCGAGGAATCCAACAAGGCAAAGACCATTTTCCTTTCGAACATGAGCCACGACCTGCGCACGCCCATGAATGCCATTATCGGCTACACCAACCTGGCGCGCAAACCGGAGGCGACCCCCGAGCAAATCCAGAAATACCTGACCAAGATTGACTCCTCTAACATGTACCTGATGGCCCTCATCAACGACATGCTCGAAATGAGCCGCATCGAAATCGGGAAGATGGAACTGGAAGAGCGGCCCACCGACCTGCGGAAAATGATGGACGAAATCCGCGACATGTTCGAGGCGCAGATGGTGGGCAAGAACATCGCCTTTGCCGTGAAATACGACGGCCTCAGGAACCCGGTGGTGCTCTGCGACAGGAACCGCATGAACCGCGTGATTCTGAACCTGGTCAGCAACGCATTCAAGTTTACTTCGGAAGGCGGGCACGTTTCCGTGACTCTCGCCGAAAAGGAATGCATCGAAGAGGGCAAGGCCGCGTTCGAAATCCGCGTGAAGGATGACGGTATCGGCATTTCGCCCGAGTTTGCAGACCGCGTGTTCGATGCCTTCGAACGGGAACGCGTCTCGACCATCAGCGGCGTGCAGGGTACGGGCCTCGGGCTTGCCATTGCAAAGAACGTGGTGTCGCTGATGGGCGGGACAATCAAGTTTGAATCGACAGTCGGCAAGGGGACGGATTTCTTCGTGAACGTGGAACTGAAGATGGCGAGCGGCACGGAGGTTCCCCAAAGTGGCAAGCGCAATATCTCCATCGCGGCCAAGGCGGATTTCACGAATATGCGCCTATTGCTGGTGGAAGACATGGAAGTGAACCGTGAGTTGGCAAAGATCATTCTGGAAAGTCTCGGGTTCAAGGTCGAGATGGCGGTAAACGGCAAACAGGCGGTCGAGATGGTGGAGAATAACCCTGCCGGCTACTACAACGGGATTGTTATGGATATCCAGATGCCCGTGATGGACGGCTGCGAGGCGAGTCGCCAGATTCGAGCGCTCTCCGACAAGAAGAAGGCGGAAGTTCCCATTATCGCCATGACTGCGAACGCCTTTGGCGATGACCTCAAGAAGTCGAAAGAAGCCGGCATGAACGCTCACCTGGCAAAGCCCATCGATGTCGGCATGCTCACGGAAACGCTTGCGCAGTGGGTACGGTAAAGTTTTAACAGGACAATGTTATGGAAACGAAAAAAAGAATCGGGATTGTAAGTATCGCCACTATCGTGGCCCCCATCATCGTTATCATCCTTGTGCTGGGGACAATCTTCACGGGTCGCCACGCGAGCGGGGATACGGAAAAGGCCGTGCGCAACGTGACGCTCCTCTTTATGAACGAACTCGCGAACCGCCGCGAACAGGTGGTGGCGTCGAAATTGAACGGCTACATCAACGACCTGGATGTGGCGGTGGGCCTGCTTTCAAAAGAAGACCTCGCAAGTACCGCAAGTTTGCAGAGCTACCAGCTCCGCATGAAGCAACTGTACGGTCTAGAAAAGTTCGCCTTCGTGGACACTGCGGGTCTCATCTACACATCCCGCGGTACGCGCACCGACATTGATCTCTATAATTTCGATTACAGGACCCTGGCAAAATCCGAAATTTCATTAAAGAAAAACAGTGAAGAAAAGAAGACTGTTGTCATTGCCGTGCCTGTGGACCGTCTTGCCTTTAATGGTCGGGTTTTGGTCGTGTGCTTCATGGAAATCGACATGAACCGCATGCTGGAAGGTATTTCGCTGGAATCCGACCGGCAGGGAATTACATTTTGCAACATCTACTCGAAGGCAGGCAATTCGCTTACGAACCTGGTGCTAGGTGGGCTTGCGAGCGGCGACAATCTGCTTGCCGCCATGGAAAAAGCCGGATTCGAAAAAGGCTTCTCCATGGAAAAGATGCGCTCCGACTTCGCGAACCACGAGGCGGGCGTCGTTTCCTTCGAGTATAACGGCATCCGTGAAACCATGTACTATGTTCCCATCCATTCTACGGACTGGATGCTGACCTACCTTATCCGCGAAAGCGTCATCTCCGAGCAAATCGGTTCCATTTCGGAAGACATTTTGGAACGCAGCCTTCTGCTATCCGGAATTATCGCGCTAGTGCTCTTGACCGTGTTCCTGTTCCTCTTCATGCAAATCAGGCGTACCTCTCAACTCAAGTTAGAAAAAGAGGTGGCCGATGCCGAAAGCCGCATCAAGCAGGAAAAACTGGAAGAACAGCTTGCGCTCCAGCAGAAGTTAGTTGAAGAAGAACGCAAGAGGAACGAACAGCGTAACATGATTACCGCGCTTGCGTCAGATTACCGCAGCGTATACTACCTGAACCTGGATACCGGAATGGCGATATGCTACCGCAAGGACGGCTCCGTTCCCGCGCCCTTCAAGGAAGGGGACGAAATCGGCTACCTGGAAAATTTTTCAACCTATGCCGAAAAGTTCGTCGCTCCGGAATTCCGCGAAAAGTTCCTCGCCTTTATACAGCCCGAAAACGTGCGCGCGGGTGTCGCGAAGAACAAGATCTATACCTTGCGCTACCTGGCAAACCATGGCGGCAAGGAAAGCTACGAAATGCTGCGCATGGCGGGCGTGCACAATGCCGGCGACGCCCCGGATGCACCGCTCCGCATTGTAGGTTTCGGATTTTCCGATATCGACGAGGAAATGCGTGATTCCCTTGCCAAGAACCAGGCGCTTTCCGATGCGCTCAAGACGGCAGAAGAGGCGAGCAAGGCGAAGACCATATTCCTCTCCAACATGAGCCACGAAATCCGCACGCCCATGAATGCGATTATCGGCCTCGACAGCCTTGCGCTGCACGAACCCGAGATTTCGTCGAAGACGCGCGGCTACCTGGAAAAGATCGGCTCCTCCGCAGAACACCTGCTGAGCCTCATCAACGAGATTTTGGACATGAGCCGCATTGAGAGTGGCCGCACGAAGATCAATAGCGAAGAATTCTCGTTCCCCAAGCTTTTGGAGCAGGTGAACACCATCATCGACGACCAGAGCCGCACCAAGGGCCTGAACTATTCGTGCCATGTGGCGGGCAGTCTGGACGACTACTACGTCGGCGACGTCACAAAGATTCGCCAGATTCTCATCAACATCCTGGGCAATGCGGTCAAGTTCACCCCGAAGGGCGGAAACATCGACCTCAACGTGGAAAAGATTGCTGCGTTCGACAACAAGTCCACGCTCGTCTTCAAGATTAGCGATACCGGTATCGGCATCAGCAAGGAATTCTTGCCCAAGATTTTCGACACGTTCACCCAAGAAAACGCCACCACGGATTTCAAGTACGGCAGCAGTGGCCTCGGCATGGCGATTACCAAGGGTATCGTCGACATGATGAACGGCAAGATCGATGTGGAAAGCGAAAAGGGCAAGGGGACCACGTTCTGCGTGACGCTCACCCTCAACGACAGCATGCGCAAGCAGGCGACCGACGACGAAATCGAAATCCACCCGAGCGAAATGAGCGTGCTGGTGGTGGACGACGACGAGATTGCCCTGGGGCACGCGAAACTCGTGCTCGGCAAGGCGGGAATCCTCACCGACACGGTGCTTACGGGCAAGGAAGCGGTGGAGATGGCGAAACTCCGCCACGCGAGACGCGAGCCCTACAACCTGATTGTGGTTGACTGGCAGATGCCCGAGATGAACGGCATCGAGACGGCGCGCGAAATCCGCAAGGTGACCGGCGACGAGTCCGCCATTATCATATTGACGGCCTACAACTGGGACGACATCCTGGACGAGGCCCTGGCAGCCGGCGTGGACTGCTTCATTTCTAAGCCCTTGTTCTCGGGAATCCTGCTGGACGAATTCAAGAACGCCCTCCGGCGCAAGAAGGAACACACCTCGCTTGCGAAGAACAAGGCGGAACTTGCCGGAAAGCGGGTTCTCCTTGCCGAAGACATGGATGTCAACGCGCAGATCATGATGGAAGTGCTGAAGATGCGGGACTTGCAGGTGGAACTGGCCGTAAACGGTCGCAAGGCCCTGGAAATGTTCCGCGACCATCCCGAAGGCTACTACGATGCAGTCCTTATGGATGTGCGCATGCCCGAAATGGACGGCCTGGAAGCGACAGCCGCCATCCGCAAGCTGGAACGCTCCGACGCCAAGAAGGTTCCCATTATCGCGCTCACGGCAAACGCCTTTGACGAAGACGTGCAGCGGAGCCTGCAGGTGGGCATGAATGCGCACCTTTCCAAACCCATCAATCCGGACCACCTTTACCAAACTCTTGAAGAAATGATCTGGACGGCAGAAAATAGGAAGTAATGGGTCATGTTTATTCCCGGAAATACAATAAGAAACGCCTGTGATAAGGCTCACAGGCCACGCTATGCCTAATGAGAACTTTAAAGTGACACTTTTCGTGCCTTCGGGTGTTTAAATGGCAAATGGGCTTTTCCATTTGCTATTTTTGCATGAAACGCGGGAACTTTTTTGAAATTTTGTATTAGTATCATCGCCTTGTTGCTCACGACCGCCGCTTTCGCGCAGTCTGTTCCCGGCTCTTCAACCGCTGACACCGCGCAGGTCGCGGGAATCGTCTTCAACGGCGTGGTGCGCGACGCTTCCTTCGCCGCGGGCGAAAAGCTGAACGTGGAAATTCTCGAATCGGGCGAGGCCATCCAGACCGTCGTGGGCGAGCCCTTCCGCGCAATCCTCCCGGAAGATACGCTCTGGAACGTGTGCGTTACCAATTCCGATACCGCGGGTGCCGAGAAGGAAAAGTGCTACGAACTTGTCTACACCGGGGCCGAACGCAGTTTCTCGCAGGCGCTCGGCGACGGGTTTGCGGAGGATGCCGGTGCTCAGGTGGACTCTCTTGCCCCTACGGGGCTGCGGAGTGACGATGCGGGTGATTCCGCGGGCGCGACCCCGGGCGATTCTACAGGTGTCATCCTGAGCGGAGCGCAAGCGGAGTCGAAGGATCCAGACCCGAATTCCACCCCTGCAGACAGCGCATCGCATGACAGCGCCGCTGCTCCCGAAAAGGACGTCGATGTCGATGCGCTCCTTGCCGCAGGCGATAAGGAAAAGAAGACCGAACTCAAGAAGGTCGTGGTGCAGTTGCGCAAGCGCCCCAAGCGCAAGCCGGGCGAATCGGTGGTTTCCGCGAAGTCCATCAAGCGCATGCCGGGCCTCGCCGAGGCCGATGTCATCAAGAGTATCCAGGCGCTCCCGGGCGTAGTCGCGAGTTCCGATTTCAGTTCCAAGATTTACGTGCGCGGCGGTGCTGCCGACCAGAACCTGTTCCTGTTCGACAACGCGGTCGTGTATTCCCCGGTGCATTTCTTCGGGCTGTTCAGCACGTTCCTTGTGGAAGGCATCGATGACGTGCAGTTCTACAAGAGCGGGTTCCCGGCGCAGTACGGCAACCGCCTGAGTTCTGTGCTCAAGATGGACGGGCGCGCGGGCGGCCAGGATACTGTGGAGGAATGGTTCAGCAAGTCGAGTGTCAAGATAAGCACGTTTGCGGCGCAGCTCCATACCGAAGGCCACAAGGGCCCCGCACGCTGGGTGCTCGCGGGCCGCACCACCTACATCGGGTACATGCTCGACCTGTTCAATGCCATCGGGCTTCTGGACCTCGCGCTGGATTACGAGTTTACGGACTTACAGGGTACGCTTATGTACAACATAACAGACGATACCCGCCTCAAGTTCAGTTTTTACGTGGGCAAGGACGAACTGAGTTTCGACCCGCTGTATATGGACTGGGGGAATGTCGCCATCCCGATTAACGTAATGCACCGCATCAATGGTGACTGGGACTACAATGCCACCCTCGCATATAGCCAGTTCTACCAGACCATGAAAATCAGCGACCTCATGTCTATCGAGATGTTCCT is drawn from Fibrobacter sp. UWR3 and contains these coding sequences:
- a CDS encoding amino acid permease, giving the protein MSVLSAWALSFGCAVGWGAFVMPATTLLPIAGPLGTVIALVLGAVLMGVVAYNFHIMMNRIPGTGSVFSFTKQLFGYDHSFLCTWATALAYLAVLWANMSAFVLFIRFLFGPVLQRGFSYTIMGYEVWAGELFTTLAIILLFGFISCRNTNVLRLVNTVLALIFFGGVVSLFAIIACKGGIDFSDMGPAFATAGVAKDHSPLMQIVNVLVLAPWAFVGFGVVSFASSTYDFKPKYGFAIMMAALVAGAIVYSLTALLSVSVTPANFGDWEAYFTNLKNLKGIESVPVFHAVFRTLGNGGLIVLAITITAAISTSLLGLYRTIGRMFMSLANDSVMPSWFGHINRHGATNYGIIYVMLLSCIIPFFGRTAIGWIVDITSISASIIYLYVSAGIVKIARSETGRRKTVLNFTGILGVVISAFFFFFPLTPTLWNMNTIATESFMILMAWSIVGFVVYRAVFMRDQENRFGKSAIMWVTMLFILLFSAVMWERQVTNDEAEKVIVHISEFHTDLHKKMHIPMTEAQIVQEKDFMEEQMDLVRDSQLKNNLVETLFIVLCIFIVVNINRTQQQREQKLDHEKHIAEESNKAKTIFLSNMSHDLRTPMNAIIGYTNLARKPEATPEQIQKYLTKIDSSNMYLMALINDMLEMSRIEIGKMELEERPTDLRKMMDEIRDMFEAQMVGKNIAFAVKYDGLRNPVVLCDRNRMNRVILNLVSNAFKFTSEGGHVSVTLAEKECIEEGKAAFEIRVKDDGIGISPEFADRVFDAFERERVSTISGVQGTGLGLAIAKNVVSLMGGTIKFESTVGKGTDFFVNVELKMASGTEVPQSGKRNISIAAKADFTNMRLLLVEDMEVNRELAKIILESLGFKVEMAVNGKQAVEMVENNPAGYYNGIVMDIQMPVMDGCEASRQIRALSDKKKAEVPIIAMTANAFGDDLKKSKEAGMNAHLAKPIDVGMLTETLAQWVR
- a CDS encoding response regulator, which produces METKKRIGIVSIATIVAPIIVIILVLGTIFTGRHASGDTEKAVRNVTLLFMNELANRREQVVASKLNGYINDLDVAVGLLSKEDLASTASLQSYQLRMKQLYGLEKFAFVDTAGLIYTSRGTRTDIDLYNFDYRTLAKSEISLKKNSEEKKTVVIAVPVDRLAFNGRVLVVCFMEIDMNRMLEGISLESDRQGITFCNIYSKAGNSLTNLVLGGLASGDNLLAAMEKAGFEKGFSMEKMRSDFANHEAGVVSFEYNGIRETMYYVPIHSTDWMLTYLIRESVISEQIGSISEDILERSLLLSGIIALVLLTVFLFLFMQIRRTSQLKLEKEVADAESRIKQEKLEEQLALQQKLVEEERKRNEQRNMITALASDYRSVYYLNLDTGMAICYRKDGSVPAPFKEGDEIGYLENFSTYAEKFVAPEFREKFLAFIQPENVRAGVAKNKIYTLRYLANHGGKESYEMLRMAGVHNAGDAPDAPLRIVGFGFSDIDEEMRDSLAKNQALSDALKTAEEASKAKTIFLSNMSHEIRTPMNAIIGLDSLALHEPEISSKTRGYLEKIGSSAEHLLSLINEILDMSRIESGRTKINSEEFSFPKLLEQVNTIIDDQSRTKGLNYSCHVAGSLDDYYVGDVTKIRQILINILGNAVKFTPKGGNIDLNVEKIAAFDNKSTLVFKISDTGIGISKEFLPKIFDTFTQENATTDFKYGSSGLGMAITKGIVDMMNGKIDVESEKGKGTTFCVTLTLNDSMRKQATDDEIEIHPSEMSVLVVDDDEIALGHAKLVLGKAGILTDTVLTGKEAVEMAKLRHARREPYNLIVVDWQMPEMNGIETAREIRKVTGDESAIIILTAYNWDDILDEALAAGVDCFISKPLFSGILLDEFKNALRRKKEHTSLAKNKAELAGKRVLLAEDMDVNAQIMMEVLKMRDLQVELAVNGRKALEMFRDHPEGYYDAVLMDVRMPEMDGLEATAAIRKLERSDAKKVPIIALTANAFDEDVQRSLQVGMNAHLSKPINPDHLYQTLEEMIWTAENRK
- a CDS encoding TonB-dependent siderophore receptor yields the protein MKFCISIIALLLTTAAFAQSVPGSSTADTAQVAGIVFNGVVRDASFAAGEKLNVEILESGEAIQTVVGEPFRAILPEDTLWNVCVTNSDTAGAEKEKCYELVYTGAERSFSQALGDGFAEDAGAQVDSLAPTGLRSDDAGDSAGATPGDSTGVILSGAQAESKDPDPNSTPADSASHDSAAAPEKDVDVDALLAAGDKEKKTELKKVVVQLRKRPKRKPGESVVSAKSIKRMPGLAEADVIKSIQALPGVVASSDFSSKIYVRGGAADQNLFLFDNAVVYSPVHFFGLFSTFLVEGIDDVQFYKSGFPAQYGNRLSSVLKMDGRAGGQDTVEEWFSKSSVKISTFAAQLHTEGHKGPARWVLAGRTTYIGYMLDLFNAIGLLDLALDYEFTDLQGTLMYNITDDTRLKFSFYVGKDELSFDPLYMDWGNVAIPINVMHRINGDWDYNATLAYSQFYQTMKISDLMSIEMFLYTFTGKQWVNYRGIDNHVLTAGYELEYDYEHYREQMSNASIVDIQEPFHHVAYVQDAWKISPDYLLQFGMRFNYQTGAEHFGVEPRASLTVNLDDTKTLELYGGYYLQYLNSIIYTDQETLNEFYYPATTTTKGKHIDPASSWLFAVEYSQREILEDYDATVGVYYKTQNNLNTFMVEVDSSDESQSKEMVMADYFGTADGYSFGYELSLRKNKGWWFGGINWSQSISVMRANDGTKAYFPSWHQPYALKLDLGINWKGDEDALWKHEKKGRYFRSSLALKYSSGMPISEYKGYYYRKEIGSQEYSDKITVLPGSRNAGRQTDYFRIDVKAIDIGREGKWNFSWTIINLTDHDNMFFSFYDTSKNPPEKTSISQFPFLPIMLNYEYYF